The Cellulomonas sp. S1-8 genome has a window encoding:
- a CDS encoding LuxR C-terminal-related transcriptional regulator, giving the protein MRIVIAEDSVLLLDGLTRLLVAEGHHVTGYRTADELVAVLGDPAADLPDVLVTDVRMPPTHTDEGLRAAVHLRGLHPGLPVLVLSQYVEQRYARELFASDARGLGYVLKDRVADVDDFLAALARVAGGGTVVDPDVVAQVLARSRRSVDEVLTPREREVMALMAEGRSNAAIADRLVVGGAAVEKHVTSILTKLDLPPDSDDHRRVLAVLRWLEDGPTNGARP; this is encoded by the coding sequence GTGCGCATCGTGATCGCCGAGGACTCCGTCCTCCTGCTCGACGGGCTGACCCGGCTGCTCGTCGCCGAGGGCCACCACGTCACCGGGTACCGCACGGCCGACGAGCTCGTGGCGGTGCTCGGCGACCCGGCCGCGGACCTGCCCGACGTCCTGGTCACCGACGTCCGGATGCCCCCGACCCACACGGACGAGGGCCTGCGGGCCGCCGTCCACCTGCGGGGGCTGCACCCCGGGCTGCCCGTGCTGGTGCTCTCGCAGTACGTCGAGCAGCGGTACGCGCGTGAGCTGTTCGCCTCCGACGCCCGCGGCCTGGGGTACGTCCTGAAGGACCGCGTGGCCGACGTCGACGACTTCCTGGCCGCGTTGGCCCGCGTCGCCGGGGGCGGCACGGTCGTCGACCCCGACGTCGTCGCGCAGGTCCTGGCGCGGTCGCGCCGCAGCGTCGACGAGGTGCTCACCCCGAGGGAGCGGGAGGTCATGGCGCTGATGGCCGAGGGCCGCTCCAACGCCGCGATCGCCGACCGGCTCGTCGTCGGCGGCGCCGCCGTCGAGAAGCACGTGACGTCCATCCTCACCAAGCTCGACCTGCCTCCCGACTCCGACGACCACCGCCGCGTCCTCGCGGTCCTGCGGTGGCTCGAGGACGGCCCGACGAACGGAGCACGACCATGA